One window of Nicotiana tomentosiformis chromosome 11, ASM39032v3, whole genome shotgun sequence genomic DNA carries:
- the LOC104091167 gene encoding protein CURLY FLAG LEAF 1 → MTGPNMATITASLERSLQNCSLNNNLSGVIPADGFSDSSENHVLNNNPSDDATLDLNSEISLPYHWEQCLDLKTGEIYYINWRTGMKVKEDPRTNGDEVYGGDLYSEEEEEEESLYDSDEGSSTEESSFLSSREPQISHNIGNNSGKSGAAVLVVGGCKSCLMYFMVPKEVDDCPKCCGQLLHFDRSEYGSP, encoded by the exons ATGACAGGTCCAAATATGGCTACCATCACAGCTTCGCTAGAGAGATCTCTACAAAATTGTTCATTGAACAACAACTTGAGTGGGGTCATCCCTGCCGATGGATTTTCTGATTCATCGGAAAATCATGTTTTGAATAACAACCCTTCTGATGATGCTACCTTAGACCTTAATTCTGAGATTTCTTTGCCTTACCATTGGGAACAATGTTTGGATTTGAAG ACAGGGGAAATTTATTATATAAACTGGAGGACAGGGATGAAAGTGAAAGAAGATCCAAGAACAAATGGTGATGAAGTGTACGGTGGTGATTTATactcagaagaagaagaagaagaagaaagcttgTATGATAGTGATGAAGGATCTTCCACAGAAGAGTCATCATTTTTATCTTCAAGAGAACCCCAAATTAGCCATAATATTGGCAACAACAGTGGCAAAAGTGGAGCAGCAGTATTAGTGGTGGGTGGTTGCAAAAGCTGTTTGATGTATTTCATGGTGCCTAAAGAAGTTGATGATTGTCCCAAATGTTGTGGTCAACTTCTCCACTTTGATCGATCCGAATATGGCTCCCCTTaa